In Fusobacterium hwasookii, a single window of DNA contains:
- a CDS encoding BREX system Lon protease-like protein BrxL yields MKKYLVNKKNTNEKLKHNKTLNIINIEKLENIEESYIHFKKEWKNLSLVQRVDLLINSLGKNSKKMLPIEKIIQLVSIIPFVEHSTHIFYTSPFSQGKTFQYSKIFPNSKVISSGITEAALFYNKTKGEFGILKDYDVVAFDDVQCLNNDKIASSIYDFLASGNLSRSNNVANDTSRSSLVFLSNYTEETQKKLENYPYFLKEVNLFEPFSDSFQKEAFKSRVVVLPAYLMRDENFIISEEDVYGININVLHKFFQEKLKESLPLFKIELSCKERLKNNIYAIVSGLSKLLFDDLESIPEKYLQAFIQLAEKLVELPFESTFKLYNKSELNYLLIELSSVFLKYSIENITEAYVYEDRCILRFQEEKNVLYKIALTKYGIKKNLKEFKNWKNASSNQKSYLIESEIIDKDGIVLISHTELSVFGNYKKVNLDSFYSNQDNENIQTEISEIKGELKECKEALKDLANILKNLNISYSLNNVVFKNKLLLSEEEYKDLKDERKGYLGKLFDIYPQDIRNYDIIFNIKNNEIKFLNYDFIDIKKETSLEDMIEYHEKVKSLK; encoded by the coding sequence ATGAAGAAATATTTAGTTAATAAAAAAAATACAAATGAGAAATTAAAACATAATAAAACTTTAAATATAATTAATATAGAAAAGCTAGAAAATATTGAAGAGTCTTATATACATTTTAAAAAAGAATGGAAAAATTTATCTTTAGTTCAAAGAGTAGATTTGCTAATTAATTCATTAGGTAAGAATTCTAAAAAAATGTTACCTATAGAAAAGATAATACAATTAGTTTCAATAATACCATTTGTTGAGCATTCTACTCATATTTTCTATACTTCTCCTTTTTCACAAGGAAAAACATTTCAGTATAGTAAAATATTTCCTAATTCTAAAGTAATAAGTAGTGGTATAACAGAAGCTGCTTTGTTTTATAATAAAACTAAAGGGGAATTTGGAATACTAAAGGATTATGATGTTGTAGCTTTTGATGATGTTCAATGTTTAAATAATGATAAGATTGCTTCATCAATATATGATTTTCTTGCTTCTGGAAATTTAAGTAGAAGTAATAATGTTGCTAATGATACTTCACGTTCATCTCTTGTATTTCTTTCTAATTATACAGAAGAAACTCAAAAAAAATTAGAGAATTATCCTTATTTTTTGAAAGAGGTAAATTTATTTGAACCTTTTTCAGATTCCTTTCAAAAAGAAGCATTTAAAAGTAGGGTTGTAGTATTACCTGCATATTTAATGAGAGATGAGAATTTTATTATCTCTGAGGAAGATGTATACGGAATTAATATTAATGTTCTTCATAAATTTTTTCAAGAAAAATTGAAAGAAAGTTTACCTTTGTTTAAAATAGAACTTTCTTGTAAAGAACGTCTAAAAAATAATATTTATGCCATTGTTTCGGGATTGTCAAAATTACTATTTGATGATTTAGAAAGTATTCCAGAAAAGTATCTTCAAGCTTTTATCCAACTTGCAGAAAAACTAGTTGAACTTCCTTTTGAGAGTACTTTTAAATTATATAATAAAAGTGAGTTAAACTATTTATTAATAGAACTTTCAAGTGTATTTTTAAAATATTCTATTGAAAATATAACTGAGGCATATGTTTATGAAGATAGATGTATTCTACGTTTTCAGGAAGAAAAGAATGTTTTATATAAGATAGCACTAACAAAATATGGAATCAAAAAAAATTTAAAAGAATTTAAAAATTGGAAAAATGCTTCAAGTAACCAAAAGAGTTATCTTATAGAATCAGAAATTATAGATAAAGACGGAATAGTTTTAATAAGTCATACAGAATTATCAGTTTTTGGAAATTATAAAAAAGTCAATTTAGATTCTTTTTATTCTAATCAAGATAATGAAAATATACAAACTGAAATATCTGAAATAAAAGGTGAATTGAAAGAGTGTAAAGAGGCTTTAAAAGATTTAGCTAATATACTTAAAAATTTAAATATCTCTTATAGCTTGAATAATGTTGTATTTAAAAACAAATTATTACTATCTGAAGAAGAATACAAAGATTTAAAAGATGAAAGAAAAGGATATCTTGGGAAATTATTTGATATATATCCTCAAGATATTAGAAATTATGATATTATCTTTAATATTAAAAATAATGAAATTAAATTTTTAAACTATGACTTCATTGATATAAAAAAAGAAACTAGCTTAGAAGACATGATAGAGTATCATGAAAAAGTGAAGAGCTTAAAATAA